GCCTCACCGGATTCGCTCCGAAGTGATCGCGGCCGTCCAGGCGTGCGGCATCGAACACCCCTGGGCGCACCAGGCGCTGGCCGCCGAGCACGCCCTGGACGGCGACTCGGTGGTCGTCGCCACCGGCACCGCCTCCGGCAAGTCCCTCGCCTACCTCGTGCCCGTCCTGTCCACCCTTGTGAACGGCGCCGAGGCTCCGAACGGCCGAGGGGCCACCGCGCTGTACCTGGCCCCCACCAAGGCGCTTGCGGCGGACCAGTGCCGGTCGGTGAAGGAACTTTCACAGCCGCTGGGCACCGCGGTACGCCCGGCCGTGTACGACGGCGACACCCCCTTCGAGGAACGGGAGTGGATCCGCCAGTACGCCAACTACGTCCTGACCAACCCCGACATGCTGCACCGCGGGATACTCCCGTCCCACCCGCGCTGGTCCTCCTTCCTGAAGGCGCTGAAGTACGTCGTCATCGACGAGTGCCACACCTACCGGGGCGTGTTCGGCTCGCACGTCGCCCAGGTGCTGCGCCGGCTGCGCCGCCTGTGCGCCCGCTACGGGTCCTCGCCCGTCTTCCTGCTGGCCTCGGCGACCGCCGCCGAGCCCGCCGTCGCCGCCCGCCGGCTGACCGGCCTGCCGGTGACGGAGGTCGCCGACGACGCCTCCCCGCGCGGGGAACTCGTCTTCGCCCTCTGGGAGCCCCCGCTCACCGAGCTGCACGGCGAGAAGGGCGCACCCGTACGGCGTACGGCCACCGCCGAGACCGCCGACCTGCTGACCGACCTCACGGTCCAGGGCATCCGCTCGGTGGCCTTCGTGCGGTCCCGGCGCGGCGCCGAGCTGATCTCGGTGATCGCCCAGGAGAAGCTCGCCGAGGTCGACCGCTCCCTGGCCCGGCGTGTCGCGGCCTACCGGGGCGGCTACCTCCCCGAGGAGCGCCGCGCCCTGGAGCGCGCCCTGCACTCGGGCGAACTCCTCGGACTCGCCGCCACGACGGCCCTGGAGCTGGGCGTGGACGTCTCCGGTCTGGACGCGGTGGTCATCGCCGGCTACCCGGGCACCCGGGCGTCCCTGTGGCAGCAGGCGGGCCGTGCCGGCCGCTCCGGACAGGGGGCGCTGGCGGTGCTGGTGGCCCGCGACGACCCGCTGGACACCTTCCTCGTCCACCACCCCGAGGCCCTGTTCGACCAACCGGTGGAATCGACGGTCCTCGACCCCGACAACCCGTACGTCCTCGCCCCGCACCTGTGCGCCGCCGCCGCGGAACTGCCGCTGACCGAGGAGGACCTGGACCTGTTCGGCCCCGCCTGCGCGGACGTGCTGCCGCAGCTGGAGGCCGCGAAGCTGCTGCGCCGGCGGACGAAGGCCTGGCACTGGACGCGCCGGGAGCGGGCCGCCGACCTGACCGACATCCGCGGCGCGGGCGGGCGCCCGGTGCAGGTCGTCGAATGCGGCACGGGCCGCCTGCTCGGCACGGTCGACGCGGGCGCCGCGCACTCCACGGTCCACGAGGGCGCGGTCCACCTCCACCAGGGCCGCACCTACCTGGTACGCCGGCTGGACATGGAGGAATCGGTCGCGCTGGTCGAGCAGGCCGACCCGCCGTACTCCACGGTCGCCCGCGACACCACCTCCATCTCCATCCTGGAGACCGACACCGAGATCCCCTGGGGCGCCGGCCGCCTCTGCTACGGCTCGGTCGAGGTCACCAACCAGGTCGTCTCCTACCTGCGCAGACGCCTGATCACCGGCGAAGTGCTCGGTGAGACCAAACTCGACCTCCCTCCGCGTACGCTGCGCACCCGCGCGGTGTGGTGGACGGTCACCGACGACCAGCTGGACGAGGCCCGGATCAACCCGGAGATCCTCGGCGGCTCCCTGCACGCCGCCGAACACGCCTCGATCGGCATGCTCCCCCTCTTCGCGACCTGTGACCGCTGGGACATCGGCGGCGTGTCCGTGCCGCTGCACCCGGACACCCTGCTGCCCACGGTCTTCGTGTACGACGGCCACCCGGGCGGCGCGGGCTTCGCCGAGCGCGCCTTCCGCACCGCCCGCGCCTGGCTCACCGCGACCCGCGAGGCCATCGCCTCCTGTGAGTGCGAGGCCGGCTGCCCGTCCTGCATCCAGTCCCCCAAGTGCGGCAACGGCAACGACCCACTGCACAAGAGGGGGGCGGTACGGCTCCTCACGGTGCTGCTGCGAGGAGCGCCGGAGGAAAAGCCGGCCGCATCACAGACGCCGGAACCGACACGGGGGCCGGCGGCCGGGGCGTGAGCGTGCGCCTCATGCCGAGGGCGTCTCGTGGCCGGCGGGGCCGGCCGGCACCGGTCCGGCCGGCGCCGGTCCTCCTCCCCGCTCGGGGCCGGTCGGCGCGGATCTCTCCAGCACCGGCCCCGCCGGTTTCACCGGTACCGGTCCCGCCGGTCTCACCCGGTTACCGGCCCCGCCGGGCCCGCCCTCGCCCTGGCCTCCGCTCTGAACGGCCCCTTTCCCGAGGCTGCCGTCACGTCGGAGGTCTCGCCGGCGATCGTGCACCGCACCAGCCGTACCCCCTGGGCCGCCGCCACCCGCTCGGCCCGCGCGCACGCCGCCGTGCCGCCCTCTTCCCAGTGGGCCGCCGCCGCGAGCGCCGCCAGGTCCGCGCCGCTGGCCGCCCGGTGCCGGACGACGACGGCCTGCCCGAGCGCCAGCACGGCGCCGAACACCAGGCACAGCACCGCCATCGCCCCCAGGCTCCAGACGGTGGCGGAACCCTGGTCGCCGGGCCCTCGGCTCCTCGTCGGGGCGAGTCTGCAGCGTGCCCGCCCCCGCCTCACTGCCCCGCCTCCCCCGTCGGGGCCGTCTCCTCGGCCGGTGCGACGGCCTCCTCCCGGAGTTCGAACGGCAGTCCGCTCAGCAGCGGCGGCCTGGCCACCACCGTCACCCGGACCTGGTCGCCCTCGCGTACCACCGCCACCCGCGCCCCGCGCGGTGCCGCCTCCCGGGTCACCGTGATCACCGCGTCGGCGGGATCCTGCCGGGCGGCGGCCCGGGCGCCGATGCGGGCGGCGTCCACGCACCGGATCTGGGCGGACACCAGGAGCAGCCCCCAGACCAGCGCCATGGTGAAGGCCACCAGAACGCACAGCACCACGGCCGCCTCCGCGGTCACGAACCCCCGGTCCCCACCTCGCTCACATCCGCGCACTGAGGGCCTTCTTCACGATGTCCTGCAGTTCGCCCCGGACCTGGCCGCTGGTGACGACCTCGTAGAGCAGCACCGCGAACCCGACGGCCGCGATGATGCCCATCGCGTACTCGGACGTCACCATTCCGGCGTCCCCGCGGCCCTTCCGCCGCAGGCGTGCCGCCATTTCCCCGATCTTCCTGTGCTTGCGCATTCCAACCCCCATGAGACTCACTGGTCTTTCGGTCTTTCGTTCCTTCGCGGCTCGCCGCGCGCGATGCCGTCGGCTGCTCGGGCTCGTCGGCTCCCGTCCGTCTCATCTGCCTCCCATCACCCCGCCCGCCAGTCCGATCACGACCGGCAGTACACCGACCGCGATGAAGGCGGGCAGGAAGCACAGACCCACCGGAGCGGAGATCAGCACCGCCGCGCGCCGGGCACGGGCCGTCGCGGTGCGGGTCCACTGGGCGCGCGCGTCGGAGGCGAGACGGGCGGCCGGCCCTGCCGCCGGAAGCCCGGACTCGTCGGCCCGCTCCAGCAGCCGCGCCAGCGCCCCGGCGCCGGGCAGCTCGGCCAACCGCCGCCAGGCGTCCGCCGGTTCACCGCCGAGCCGCACCTCGGCCGCACCGCGCGCCAGCGCCTGACCGACAGGTCCGCCGAGCGCGTCACCCACCGCCTGCGCGGCGATCACCGGACCGGCGCCGGCCGCGACGCAGGCGGCCACCAGATCGGCGGCCAGCGGGAGTTGCCGTACCGCTTCGGCCGTATCGACCGGCTCGGCTCGTCCGGACGCCAGCTGCCGGCTCCGCCACCGCCACAGCACGGCTCCGGCGCCCAGCCCCAGCACGGCTCCGGTCACCCCGCCGACCAGCACCCACACTCCGCACGCCGCCATGGCGGGGGCCGGCCACCGCCGCACCGCGTCCGCGACTGCGGGCGCGAAACGTGGTGGGTCCGCCGGTGCTTCCGACCCCAGCAGCTCGGCCACCCGCCGCCGCGTCCGGCGCCGCCGCCGGACCAGGTCCAGCCGCAGAACCGCCCAGCCGAAGGCCGGCGCAAGAACCCCGCCCATCCCCAGCCTGTGGACAACTTCCCCGCTCATATCGCCCGCTCCCCTCACGCAGTCCGCACAGCCCCCGCTCATCCGGCCCCCGCTCCCCGCACGATCCGCACGGCCCACCACAGGCCGGCGATCTCGAAGGCGGACCCGATCGCCAGGCAGCCGAGCCCGGCGCCGGTGTGGAGCAGGACGTGGAGGGGGGCCGCGCCCATGGCCGAGCCGAGGAGGAGACCGAGGGCGGGGAGCACGGCGAGGAGGACCGTGGTCGCTCGGGCGCCTGCCAACTGGGCGCGCAGGTCGGCCCGTTGGTCCCGCTCGGCGCGCAGGGCGGCTTCCAGCCGGTCCAGGCCGGCCGCGAGTCCGGCGCCCTGGTCCACGGCCACCCGCCAGCACGCGGCCAGTCCGAGCAGGCCCTCGGCGCCCGGTTGCCGGGCCGCCGCGGCGAGCGCACCGGGCACGTCCCCGCCGAACCGCGCCGCCGCGACCACGGCCGCCTGCGCCTCGCCGAGCCCGCCGGAGTCCCGCGCCGCCCGCAGCAGCGCCTCGCCCGGCTGCCGTCCGGCGCGCACCTCCCCGGCGAGCGC
This genomic interval from Streptomyces sp. NBC_00557 contains the following:
- a CDS encoding DEAD/DEAH box helicase yields the protein MAFNHLPAGVHDALAPLSVTPVTHSVPMAKNHRSDRSPADPASRPSPGAVLDRLASGPSRAARITHTEHLPPRAGRHAVWPHRIRSEVIAAVQACGIEHPWAHQALAAEHALDGDSVVVATGTASGKSLAYLVPVLSTLVNGAEAPNGRGATALYLAPTKALAADQCRSVKELSQPLGTAVRPAVYDGDTPFEEREWIRQYANYVLTNPDMLHRGILPSHPRWSSFLKALKYVVIDECHTYRGVFGSHVAQVLRRLRRLCARYGSSPVFLLASATAAEPAVAARRLTGLPVTEVADDASPRGELVFALWEPPLTELHGEKGAPVRRTATAETADLLTDLTVQGIRSVAFVRSRRGAELISVIAQEKLAEVDRSLARRVAAYRGGYLPEERRALERALHSGELLGLAATTALELGVDVSGLDAVVIAGYPGTRASLWQQAGRAGRSGQGALAVLVARDDPLDTFLVHHPEALFDQPVESTVLDPDNPYVLAPHLCAAAAELPLTEEDLDLFGPACADVLPQLEAAKLLRRRTKAWHWTRRERAADLTDIRGAGGRPVQVVECGTGRLLGTVDAGAAHSTVHEGAVHLHQGRTYLVRRLDMEESVALVEQADPPYSTVARDTTSISILETDTEIPWGAGRLCYGSVEVTNQVVSYLRRRLITGEVLGETKLDLPPRTLRTRAVWWTVTDDQLDEARINPEILGGSLHAAEHASIGMLPLFATCDRWDIGGVSVPLHPDTLLPTVFVYDGHPGGAGFAERAFRTARAWLTATREAIASCECEAGCPSCIQSPKCGNGNDPLHKRGAVRLLTVLLRGAPEEKPAASQTPEPTRGPAAGA
- a CDS encoding Rv3654c family TadE-like protein gives rise to the protein MAVLCLVFGAVLALGQAVVVRHRAASGADLAALAAAAHWEEGGTAACARAERVAAAQGVRLVRCTIAGETSDVTAASGKGPFRAEARARAGPAGPVTG
- a CDS encoding TadE family type IV pilus minor pilin gives rise to the protein MTAEAAVVLCVLVAFTMALVWGLLLVSAQIRCVDAARIGARAAARQDPADAVITVTREAAPRGARVAVVREGDQVRVTVVARPPLLSGLPFELREEAVAPAEETAPTGEAGQ
- a CDS encoding DUF4244 domain-containing protein; translation: MRKHRKIGEMAARLRRKGRGDAGMVTSEYAMGIIAAVGFAVLLYEVVTSGQVRGELQDIVKKALSARM
- a CDS encoding type II secretion system F family protein yields the protein MSGEVVHRLGMGGVLAPAFGWAVLRLDLVRRRRRTRRRVAELLGSEAPADPPRFAPAVADAVRRWPAPAMAACGVWVLVGGVTGAVLGLGAGAVLWRWRSRQLASGRAEPVDTAEAVRQLPLAADLVAACVAAGAGPVIAAQAVGDALGGPVGQALARGAAEVRLGGEPADAWRRLAELPGAGALARLLERADESGLPAAGPAARLASDARAQWTRTATARARRAAVLISAPVGLCFLPAFIAVGVLPVVIGLAGGVMGGR
- a CDS encoding type II secretion system F family protein, with the translated sequence MSLSAALICLGALGRLLGERHYGMRRARLLLAGGGAVTTGSPRVARALGCLRRTRGRWGFEWWALAAGLLLGLLGASLLPVVAGVAGVPVLRRVRLARQARRVRERQADAVIALCGALAGEVRAGRQPGEALLRAARDSGGLGEAQAAVVAAARFGGDVPGALAAAARQPGAEGLLGLAACWRVAVDQGAGLAAGLDRLEAALRAERDQRADLRAQLAGARATTVLLAVLPALGLLLGSAMGAAPLHVLLHTGAGLGCLAIGSAFEIAGLWWAVRIVRGAGAG